The following coding sequences lie in one Arachis ipaensis cultivar K30076 chromosome B05, Araip1.1, whole genome shotgun sequence genomic window:
- the LOC107641102 gene encoding pentatricopeptide repeat-containing protein At1g62680, mitochondrial-like codes for MNDNYKLLLDFSMIHAPLLLLLTLSALYSATVVASLPPTRDVAAALPQSYAHCVLVDLKFNRAVRNEIRIIRLEELTFGRCAFQIPKLSPYSVPHSALRLCFPSTSSLHSHSHPQSLDEAVDSFTRMLSMRPPPSIIQFNKILGSLAKTNHFLTTISLFQQLQARGIAPDLSLSLSGKVEKALHFHDRVLLAHGFHFDQVTYGTLINGFCKTGHTSAAIQALRKIPRYGIAPDVFMYNAIIDSLCKVTLVSDAFHLYSEMLAKGISPDVITYNTLTYGLCLAGQPL; via the exons ATGAATGACAATTACAAGTTGCTGCTGGATTTCTCGATGATCCATGCTCCATTGCTGCTGCTGTTGACTCTCAGCGCCCTCTATTCGGCCACGGTTGTGGCTTCTCTTCCACCAACACGGGACGTGGCGGCGGCTCTTCCTCAAAGTTATGCTC ATTGTGTTCTGGTTGATTTGAAGTTCAATCGGGCAGTTCGGAACGAAATCCGGATAATTAGGCTTGAGGAATTGACGTTTGGAAG GTGTGCTTTTCAAATCCCAAAGCTCTCTCCTTATTCTGTTCCCCACTCCGCTCTCCGTCTTTGCTTCCCTTCCACTTCATCCCTACACTCTCACTCTCATCCCCAATCGCTTGATGAAGCTGTTGATTCCTTCACTCGCATGCTCTCTATGCGTCCTCCTCCATCCATCATCCAATTTAACAAGATTTTGGGATCTCTTGCCAAGACCAACCATTTCCTCACCACCATTTCCCTTTTCCAACAATTGCAAGCCAGGGGAATCGCTCCCGACTT gtctctctctctctctggtaAGGTTGAAAAAGCACTGCACTTTCATGACAGAGTGCTGCTGGCTCATGGATTTCACTTCGACCAAGTTACTTATGGGACGTTGATCAATGGGTTCTGTAAGACCGGGCATACATCAGCTGCTATTCAAGCGTTGAGAAAGATCCCACGGTATGGCATTGCTCCTGATGTCTTCATGTACAACGCAATTATTGATAGCTTGTGCAAGGTTACGCTTGTAAGTGATGCTTTTCATTTATACTCTGAAATGCTTGCTAAGGGAATCTCTCCCGATGTTATCACGTACAACACTCTAACTTATGGATTGTGCCTTGCGGGCCAACCTTTATAG